In Isoptericola variabilis 225, the genomic window ATCCTCGTCGTCGACGACGAGGTCGCGTTCGTCGGCGGGTACAACATCGGCTCCCTGTACGCGACGCGCTGGCGCGACACCCACCTGCGCGTGACCGGCCCGTCCGTGTGGGAGCTGCGCAACGCGTTCGTCGACTTCTGGAACCGCTGGCGCACCGACGACCTGCCGATCCTGCAGGACGTCGGCTCCCCGCACTGGCTGCCGCACCTGCGCGCCGCCCGCAACGCGCCCAGCGAGCTCGTCTTCCCCATCCGGGGCCTGTACCTCGACGCGATCGACCGCGCCTGCTCGCACGTCTACATCACCCAGGCGTACTTCATCCCCGACCGGGACATCCTCACCGCGCTGCTCAACGCGGCCGCCCGCGGCGTCGACGTGCGCGTCCTCGTCCCCGAGCGCTCCAACCACGTGGTGGCCGACTGGCTCGCGCGCGGCCACTACGCGACGCTGCTGCGCGGCGGGGTGCGCATCTTCCTGTACCAGGGTGCGATGATCCACGCCAAGACCGCGACCATCGACGGCGCCTGGTCCACCGTCGGCACCGCCAACATCGACCGCCTGAGCCTCACCGGCAACTACGAGATCAACCTGGAGATCGTCGACGACGGCGTCGCCGCGCGCCTCGAGGACACCTTCCGCATGGACCTCACCAACGCGCGCGAGCTCACGCTCGACGAGTGGGAGCGGCGGCCCGCGCTGAAGAAGCTCGCCGAGCTCGTGCTGTCGCCCCTGCGCCCTCTGTTGTGAGGCGCACCGTCGTGAGGCGCACCTGGCCCCGCCACGGCCGCGCCCGCGGTCAGACGTCGAGCGACTCCCCCGCCCGCAGCCGGCGGTACTCGTGCTCGCCGCCCAGGCGCGCGGTGTCGAGGAACTTCGCCACCAGCCCGTGCCCTACCTCCGACAGCGGCGCGTCGTGGACCGGCACGACCAGGCGGGCGCTCGCGGCCAGCGTGTGGTCGACGGCCTCGGCGAGCTTGAGCCACGGCGCGGCGACCGGCACGAGCAGGACGTCGACCGAGCCCGGCGGCAGGTCGAACGAGTCCCCCGGGTGGTGCACGACGGCGCCGTCGAGCTCGACGAGGTAGGTGCGGTTCTCGATCCGCTCGAGCCGGGGGTGGATGACGGCGTGCAGGCCGCCGCCCACCGTCACGCGCGCGTCGGCGAGCTGGAGCGTCTCCCCCGGCGCTACGGCGTGCACCCGCTCGGGGGCGCCGGCGCCGGTCAGGAGCGCGACCGCGCCGTGCGTGCCCCAGACCTCCAGGGCGGGGTCGGCGTGCAGCGCGGGCACGAGGGCGCCGGTGTCGACGTGGTCGGGGTGCTCGTGCGTGACGAGGACCGCGGTCGCGCCCTCGAGCGCGCCGGCGGCGTCGGCGTACGTGCCGGGGTCGACGACGACGCGCGTCGCTCCGCCGTCGAGCCGGACGCACGAGTGTCCGTAGGACGTCAGGCGCACGGTGCGGGCGGGGTCAGCCGGCGGTGCGGGCGCGGCGGCGGGCGGCGAGCTCGTCGCCCTCGTGGCTCGCGACGGCCTCCGCCTCGTCGAGCGACTCGGTCGGCATGTCCGACAGGGTGCCCTCGATCTCGCGCCAGACGCGGCCGACGGCGATGCCGAAGACGCCCTGGCCGCCCTGCACCAGGTCGACGACCTCGTCGGGCGACGTGCACTCGTACACCGAGGCGCCGTCGCTCATGAGCGTGATCTGCGCGAGGTCCTCGACGCCGCGCTCGCGCAGGTGCGTCACCGCGCTGCGGATCTGCTGCAGGGAGACGCCGGTGTCGAGGAGCCGCTTGACGACCTTGAGCACGAGGATGTCGCGGAAGCTGTAGAGCCGGTGCGTCCCGGAGCCGGTGGCTGGCCGGATCGACGGCTCGACGAGGCCGGTGCGCGCCCAGTAGTCGAGCTGGCGGTACGTGATGCCCGCGACGCGGCACGCGGTCGTGCCGCGGTAGCCGGTGCCGGCGTCCTGCTCCGTGAGGTCCTCGCCGAAGAGGAGCCCCTGCGCGCCGTGCGGCACCGAGACGCCCGGCGCCGGGGCGCTTGCCTCACCGCTGCTGTTCACTGTGCCTCCTGTGATGTCGCTTCCACGCTAGGGGGCGCCCGGGGGGTCGTCAACGACGTCGGGCCGGAGCCGTTCCGGCGTGTCGCGAGAGGTCAGGCGCCCGGTGCCGCCGCGGCGTCCGGGTCGTGCCGCCCGAACCCTCGACCTGATGTTGAAGGTTGGCCGCGTCCCACGGTAGCCGAGGTTCATCCTCGACCTGAGGTTCACGGTTGCGTGTCGTCCGGTCCGTCGCCGGGGCGCGGCTCCTCCGGACCCTCGCCCGGTGGTCCGGCCCCGCTCGGGTCGGTGAAGTCCTCGGGGTTGACGTGGTCGAGGAAGTCGCGGAACCGCTCGACCTCCCGCTGCTGCTCGACGTCGACCACCTCGACCCCCGCGGCGGCGATGATCTCCGCCGAGCACAGCACGGGGCTGTCGGTGCGCACGGCCAGGGCGATCGCGTCGGACGCGCGCGAGTCGAGCCGCACGCCGTTGGAGAGCACGAGCTCGGCGAAGAAGATGCCCCCGTCGAGCGCGACGATCTCGACCCGCTCGAGCTGGACGCCGACGGCGCCGAGCAGGTCCCGCAGGAGGTCGTGGGTCATGGGCCGGGGCGTGACCAGGCCGGCCTGCGCCATGGCGATGGCGGACGCCTCGCGGGCGCCGATGACGATGGGCACGGCGAGGTCGGCCGCGGTGTCGAGCAGCAGGACGACGATCTCCTGGTCGTGCGCCTGCTGCCGGACGCCGAGAACCTCCACCGGGACCATCGGCACGTCGTTCGGCACGTCTGCCTCCACCGATCCACGGTACGACGGCCGGATGCGCGGCGTCGCGGTCAGCGCGGAACGGGTCGACGGGGCCCGACGAGCGGTGCGCTCTCAGCCGAGGTCGGCCACGCCCTGGCGCACCCACGCGGTGTGCAGGCGTGCGAGGAGCTCGCCGACCTCGGCGCCGAGCGTGGCGGCCTGGGCGCGCGCCGACGGGGTCTGCTGCTTGCGGTACGGGGCCACGAGCTGGTCGACGAGGCCGACGTGCCGGTCCGCGGACGTGCGCAGCGGGCGCAGGTGACGCGGCTCGATGCCGTACTCGGCCAGCCGGGCCACGATCCGCACGACGTCGGCGGCCCCCGCCTCGAACCAGCCGCCCGGGCCGGGGCGCAGCACCCCGGCCATCACGAGCTGCTGCACGAGCTCGGTGCTCGTGCCGGTCGCCTCGGCGAGCGACTCGGCGGTCCAGCGGCGCCGGGCCGACGACCCGTCGTCCGCGGCGCCGTCGGCCAGGCGCGGCGCGGGCCCCGGTGCGGGCTCCCCCGCGTCCATCGCGGCGAGCCGCTCCTTGATGACCTTCAGCGGCAGGTAGGAGTCGCGCTGCTCGGTCAGGACGAACCGCAGGCGCTCGACGTCGGCCGGGCTGTACTGGCGGTACCCCGACGGCGTGCGCACGGGGTCGATGAGCCCCTGCTCCTCGAGGAACCGCAGCTTGGAGTGCGAGATCGACGGGAACTCGGGTCCGAGCTGCGCCAGCACGTCGGAGATGCGCATCGTGGCCTGGCGGGAGATCCCGCGCGGCCACGGCTCGGGTGCCTCCGGGCTGCGCGGCTCCGGGTCCCGCGCCGCGTGCGCGGACGTCACGGCAGGGGCGCCTGCGTGTCCCGCGGCGCCTGCGGGCTCGCGTGGAACGACATGCGGAACTTGCCGATCTGCACCTCGTCGCCCGTGGTGAGGGTCGCCGCGTCGATCCGGACGCGGTTGACGTAGGTCCCGTTGAGCGACCCGATGTCGCGCACGACGAACCGATCGCCCTCGCGGACGAACTCCGCGTGCTTGCGCGAGACGGTGACGTCGTCGAGGAAGATGTCGGCGTTGGCGCTGCGGCCCGCGACCGCACGGTCGGTGTCGAGCAGGAACCGTTCGCCGACGGCGCCGGACCCGTACTGCACGACGAGCAGCGCCGAGTGCCGCGGGAGCGCCGCGACCGCCGCCGCCTCCTCCGCCGTCAACGGGATCCGGTGGACCTGCTCCTCCGCGGGCGCGCCGATGCGACCGAGGTGCGCCGTGGTGTCGGCGCCCGCCTGGTGCGGCGGGAGAGCACGGGGGTCCGTCATCAGTCCTCCTGCGAGTTCGGGCCAGGCCGCCGGACGCATGCCGGCACCGGGTACGCGCTCGACCGTGCGCCGGGTGCCGTCGTGCGCCCGACGTGCGCCTTCGTCCGCTCAACCTACCCCGTCACGGGCCTGTGCGGGAAGCCGGGACGTCGCCCGCGGCGATCAGTCGGCCGACTCCACCGGGCGCGCGAACCGCGGCTCGCGCGGCTCGCGCACCGCCGTGACCTCGACCCGGTCGTGCGAGACCAGCGTCACGCTCGCACCGCGGTTGCGCACCGTCGCGAACGCGCCGCCCGGGATCTCCAGCGCCGGGCTGATCGTCGCCGGGTCGCCGATCGCGACCCACTCGTAGGGCGGCGACAGCTCCTGGTCGTCGACCACGATCACGCCGTCGCGGTCCACGAACCACGACGACGTCACGAGCCGCAGCCCGTTGAGCTCGACCGCCTCCGCGCCGGCGTTGCGCAGCTCCTCGAGCACGTTGAACAGCTGGGAGGCCGTCAGGCCCCGGCCCGGGTCTGCGATCGAGATCTCGACCCCCGGTCCCTCGGCCGGCAGCCGCCCCGACAGGATGCCCTCCGACGCGGCGCGCTCCCGGGCCAGCTCGAGCGCCGCCTGCGCCTGACCCGTGCCCGACGCCAGGTCGTCGCGCGTCGCCTCGAGCCGCGCGACCTCCTCGTCGAGCCGGTCGGCCCGCTGCGTCACCTCGTCCAGCAGGCGCACCAGGTCGTCCTGGCGCGCCGACGACAGCTGGTCCGACGCCGACTGCTGCACCTGCACCACGAGCGCGAACCCGAGGGCGGCGCACAGCACGCCGGCCAGCAGCTGCGAACGAGTCAGCCGCGGGCGCAGCGCCTCCCCCAGCCGGCGCCACCCGCTCGCCCGGGCGGCGCTCGCGGCCGGGGCCGCGGCCGGCTCGGCCGGCGTCGGCCCGGTCGAGGGCCGCGCCGCGGCGCCCGCCGGCGCGTCGTACTCGTCCGCCGGCGCGTTGTCCTCGGGGACGGCCTCGGCAGCGCCCTGCGGCGCGCCGTCCACCGGCTCCTCGCCCACCACCGGCTCCTCGCCGGGAGCCGGCTCGTCACCGGGCACCGGCGTCGCGGCGTCGGGGTCGGCCGGAGCGTCGTCCTCCGCGGCGGCGGCGGGCGCCGGCGTGTCCGGGTCGGTGCGGGCGTCGTCGTGCGGGTCGCGCGGCGCGGGGGCGGCGGTGTCGTCGTCTGCGGTCATGCTCAGGCCTTGAACAGGTGCCGGCGGATCGCCGCCGCGTTCGAGAAGATCCGGATGCCCAGCACCACGACCACCGCGGTCGACAGCTGCGAGCCCACGCCCAACTGGTCGCCGAGGAACACGATGAACGCCGCGACGAGCACGTTCGACAGGAACGAGACCAGGAACACCTTGTCGTCGAACAGCCCGTCCAGCAGGGCGCGCAGGCCGCCGAACAGCGCGTCGAGCGCCGCCACGACGGCGATCGGCAGGTACGGCTGCAACGCCACCGGGACCGTCGGCTGCAGCACGAGGCCGGCGACGACACCGATCACGAGCCCGACGACGGCGATCATGGGCTTACCTCCTCGGTTGCGGTGCCACTGGGGCTGGGCAGGGCGTCCGACAGCGGCTCCGCGCTGCGCAGCTGCTGCGTCCCCACGCCCGGCAGCTCCAGGTCCTCGGCCGCGGTCACGCTCGACTCGATGCCGTAGCCGGACGCCAGCAGCTGCAGGTACGTCGGGGCGTCGGAGCGAGCGTACGCGGCCTGCATCGCCTGCGGGTCGCCGATCGCCCGGATCGTGTACGTCGGCCCGGGCAGCGGCACCAGGTCCACCAGGATCGCGTCCCCCGCGTTGCGGATCGCCGACACCGACGTCAGCCGCTGCCCGTCGACCGAGACCGCCTCCGCCCCGGCCGCCCACAGCGCGTTCACCACGGTCCGCACGTCCGTGTACTGCACGCGCGAGCCCGGCTCCCCGTCGCCGTCGGTCAGTCCGCCGCCACCGTCGGTCAGCGTCACCACCAGGCCCGGGCCCCGCACGGCCCGCGACCCGTTGACCAGCCCGTCCAGGCGCAGCTGCTCGGCCAGCACCGGGTCGCGCGCGAGCGTCGCCCGCTGCAGCGCCTCGATCTCGTCGCTGAGCGTCGCGCTGCGGGCCTGCAGGGCCTCCGCCTGCGCCGAGCGTGCCGCGATCTCGTCCTCGAGCAGCGCCCGCGCCTCCGCCACGCCCTCCTGCGGCACCCTCAGCTGACGCGCGGCGCTCGCGGTCATGAGGCCGAGGAGGATCGCGACGAGCACGAGCAGCACGACGCCGACCGGGCTGCGGCGGTCGGGCGCGCGGCCCTCCCGGACGGCCCGTCGCCGGGCCGCGGCCTCGGCGTACGCGGGGTCGAGCGGGCGCTCCATGACCTCCACGAGCAGCGTCATCGACGCGTCGGGGCGCGGCCGGCCGCCGGGCCGTGCCGGGGCGGGCGCCGTCACCGCGCGCCCTCCTGCGCGACCAGCCGGCGGGTCTGGGCCACGTACTGCAGGCCCGCGAGCCAGTACAGGCCGATGCCCCACCACGTGAACGCCCAGCCGACGACGTGCGCGACCGCACCGAGCGCGCCCGGCGCCTCCGCGAGCAGCAGCAGCGGGAACGCGTACAGCAGCGCGAACGTGCCCGCCTTGCCCACGAAGCTCACCTCGAGCGGGCCGTAGCCGTGCCGCGCGAGCACCGGCAGCAGCACCGCGAGCATGAGGTCGCGCGCCGCGATCACCACCACGAGCCACAGCGGCACGATCTCGCGCCAGGCCAGGCCCACGAGCGTGACGAGGATGAACAGGCGGTCGGCCGCGGGGTCGAGCATCTGCCCGAGCTTGCTCACCTGGTCCAGACGGCGCGCCAGCACGCCGTCGAGCCAGTCGGTGAACCCGGAGACCGCGAGGACGACGAGCGCCCACACGTCGTGACCGGCGACGATGAGGACCGCGAAGACCGGCACGAGCGCCAGGCGCACGAGACTGATGACGTTCGGGATCGTGAAGACCGTGGAGCGGACCTCCTGCCCTGCCTGCACGCTCACCTTCCCCCGTGGTCACCGGCCCAGTGCCGTCCCCGCCATCCTACGCAGTGGGCAACCTCACCGGCGGCGGCGCCCCGCCGGGAGCCGCCGCACCGTAGGATGGAGGGGACTTCGGAGTTCGTCGTCCCTCCCGTGTGTTCGTAGCGACCCCGGCCAGAGCCGGGTCAGGTGTGTGTGTCCGGGACGAGCGACCGCCTCGCCGCCCGACGGCGACGCAGGACTCCTCCCACCACGACGAACGGTCATCACCCCCGCATGAGCACCTCTGAGACGACCCTGCCCACCGACGTCACGTTCACCGACCTCGCCCTGCCCGCACCGCTGCAGGCCGCCGTCGACGACCTCGGCTTCACCACCCCGTCGCCCATCCAGGCCCGGGCCATCCCCGCCCTGCTGTCCGGGCGCGACATCACCGGCGTCGCCCAGACCGGCACCGGCAAGACCGCCGCGTTCGGCCTGCCCCTGCTGGCCGCCGTCGACCCCGCCGCCAGCGTGGCGGGCGGCCACGTCCAGGCCCTCGTCCTCACGCCGACGCGCGAGCTCGCCATCCAGGTCGCCGACGCGATCGAGTCCTTCGCGACCCACCTGCCCGGCCTGCGCGTCCTGTCCGTGTACGGCGGCGCGCCGTACGTGCCCCAGCAGCGCGCCCTGCGCGACGGCGTCCACGTCGTCGTCGGCACCCCCGGCCGCGTCATGGACCACATGGAGCGCGGTGCGCTCTCCCTCGACGCCGTGCGCTTCCTCGTGCTCGACGAGGCCGACGAGATGCTCCGCATGGGCTTCGCCGAGGACGTCGAGAAGATCTTCGGCCAGGCGCCCGAGCGCCGGCAGGTCGCGCTCTTCTCCGCGACCATGCCCCCCGCCATCCGCACCGTCGCCGAGACGCACCTGACCGACCCCGTCGAGATCACCGTCTCCCGGCAGTCCAGCACCACCACCAACGTCGAGCAGTCGTACGCGATCGTGCCGTTCCGCCACAAGGTCGGCTCGCTCGTCCGCGTGCTCGCGACCTCCGATGCCGACGCCACCATCGTCTTCACGCGCACCCGTGCTGCCGCCGAGGAGGTCGGCGCCGCGCTCGTCGAGCGCGGCATCTCCGCCTCCACCATCTCCGGCGACGTCGCGCAGAAGGAGCGCGAGCGCATCGTCGAGCGCCTCCGCTCGGGAGCCCTCGACGTCCTCGTCGCCACCGACGTCGCCGCCCGCGGGCTCGACGTCGACCGCATCGGCCTCGTCGTCAACTTCGACATCCCCCGCGAGGCCGAGGCCTACGTGCACCGCATCGGCCGCACCGGCCGCGCCGGGCGCACCGGCAAGGCCCTGTCGTTCGTCACCCCGCACGAGCGCGGCAAGCTCAAGCACATCGAGCGCACCATCCGCGCCGAGCTCACCGAGGTCGAGATCCCCTCCCCCAAGGACGTCTCCGAGCACCGCGCCCGCCGCATGCTCGACGCCGTCGCCGCCCGCCGCGAGGCCGGCCGCCTCGACCTGTACGCCCAGATGCTCTCCGAGCGCACCGGCGGCGCCGAGCCGTCCGAGGTCCTCGAGGTCGCGGCGGCGCTCCTGGCGCTCGCGGTCGGCGACGACGGCCCTCGCCAGCGCGCCGAGCAGGAGGAGTTCGAGCGCCAGCGCGCCGAGGCCCGCGGCGGCCGCACGCGCGAGACGCACCGTGCCGAGCGCGAGGACCGCGAGGGCGACCGCACGCACCGGCACCCGCGGGCGGACCGTCCCGAGCGGGGCGACCGCCGTCGGCGCGACCACGACGACCGGTCCGGCATCCGCCGGCCCGCGGCGGGCACCCGCTACCGGCTCGCCGTCGGGCACACGCACGGCGTGCAGCCGCGCGGCATCGTCGGCGCGCTGACGAACGAGGGCGGCCTCACGGGCGCCGACATCGGCAAGATCGACATCTTCGGCAGCTTCTCGCTCGTCGACATCACGACGCCGCTCGACACGGCCACCATGGACCGCATCGGTCGGGCGCACGTGGCCGGCAAGCAGCTGCGAATCGCGGTCGACAAGGGCGCGCCCGAGCGCCGCGCCCCGCGCACCGAGCGCCGCCCCGCGCACAGCAGCTGATCGCTAGAGGCGGTCCGGCGCCTCACCGTGCGTGCGCACGAGTTCGAGCAGCCGACGCGCCTCGGCCATGCCACGCTCGCCGTCGGACCGCTGGATGCCCATGACGGCGAGCGTGCCGCCGTCGGCGAGGTCGAGCCTGACCCACGCGTCGTTGCCGCTGAACCGGACGGCGACGATCTCCGGCCACGCCAGGCGCCGCGTGTAGACGACGTTGCGCACCACCAGCCCTGCGGGGCTGGGGCTCGCGTGCACGCCTGCGACGCGCCACAGCAGCAGTGCGGCGAGGACGGCGAACGCCACGAAGGACGCGCGGCTCGCCGGCTGCGCCCCGATCGGTCCTCGGGCCGTCAGTCCCACGAACAGCGAGCCGCCGACGGCGATCGCGCCGACGAACCAGGCGGCGACCCGGCCCCAGAACGGGCGGAACGTGCGGTACCGGTCGGAGGTGCGACGCTCGGCGCTCATGCCAGCAACGCTGCCACCGTTCGCCGCCCCGTGCACGAAGGCACGGGGCGGTGCACGGACAGGCTCAGAGGCGGCACGCGTGGATGGACGTGACGAGGATCCCGCGCGCACCGATCTCGTAGAGGGCGTCCATGACGCGGTTCGTCTCGGAGCGGCGCACCATCGCGCGGACGGCCGCCGACTCGCCGTTGTGCAGCGGCGAGACGGTGGGCGACTCGAAGCCGGGCGTCACGGCGACGGCCTTGTCGACCAGCTCGATCGGCACGTCGTAGTCCAACAGCACGTACTCGCGCGCGGTGATCACGCCCTGGAGCCGACGCGTGAGCACGTCGAGGCCCTCGGGCTCGCTGTCGCCGGACCGGCGGATGAGCACCGCCTCGGACCGCAGGATCGGCTCGCCGAAGACCTCGAGGCCGGCCGCGCGCAGCGTCGTGCCGGTCTCGACGACATCGGCGATGACGTCCGCGACGCCCAGCCGCACCGAGCTCTCCACGGCGCCGTCGAGGTGGACGATCGCGCTCGGCTCGACGCCGAGGCGCCCCAGGTGGTCCGCGACGAGGGTCGTGTACGACGACGCCACGCGCTTGCCCGCGATCTGCTCCACCTCGGTGACCGTGCCGGCCGGCGCGGCGAACCGGAAGGTGGACGTCGCGAAGCCGAGCGGGAGGTGCTCGACGGCGTCGGCCGCGGAGTCCAGGAGCAGGTCCCGGCCGGTGATGCCGACGTCGACCGTGCCCGACCCGACGTAGACGGCGACGTCGCGCGGACGCAGGAAGAAGAACTCGACGCCGTTGTCGGCGTCGGCGAGCACGAGCTCGCGGGTGTCGCGGCGCTGGCGGTAGCCCGCCTCGCGCAGCATGTCGGTGGCGGGCCCGGACAGCGAGCCCTTGTTCGGGACGGCGATGCGGAGCACTGGGAACCTCGTTCGGTCAGGAGCGGCGGTGGACGACGACGGAGCGCGCGCTGCGGACGTGGTGCCTCGGTCTCGAGGTGGTCACCACGACCCGGCGCTCACAGATGCGCGTACACGTCCTCCAGCGTGAGCCCCTTGGCGACCATGAGCACCTGCACGTGGTACAGCAGCTGCGAGATCTCCTCGGCGGCGGCCCGGTCGGACTCGTACTCGGCGGCCATCCACACCTCGGCGGCCTCCTCGACGATCTTCTTCCCGATCGCGTGCACGCCGGCGTCCAGCTGCGCCACGGTCCCCGACCCTGCGGGACGGGTCACCGCCTTCTCGGACAGCTCGGCGAACAGGGACTCGAAGGTCTTCACGCGCCCAGCGTAGACGGCCGACCCTCCCCCTCCGGGCTCGGTCCCGGTCTCCGGGACGCACGTCACAGCAGTGTTCTGGCGCTTGGCACACTATTTATCCCGGAGCATCGGGAAGGTCCGTGGTCGGACGACGGTTCCGGACGCGCACTCCCGCTCGCCGCCCTGTCAGAGGCCGGGGTGTCCCGCCGGCCACGAGGCGGGCAGCCCCCCGTCGGGGCCGGGCGTCACGACGCCGTCGAACGGCGTCACGGTCCGCAGGCCGTGCTCCGCGTCGTCGTGGAGGATGACGACGACCTCGCCCTCCACGTCGAGCGGGTCCCCCGACGGGTACGTGGCCGAGGAGCAGGTCTCGGGCGTCGAGAGCACGGTGACCCGCTCCCCCGCCTCGACGCCCGTCCCGACGAGCACCTCGGCGACGTCGAGCTCCCACAGGGCGCCGTCGACGCCCCAGACCCGCTGCGTCCCGGCGGGCCCGACGACGGTGGCGCGCACCGCGAGGTTGTCCCGCGCCGCCTCGACCGGCGTCGCATGGAGCACCCAGTCGACGCACGTGGCCGCCTCCCCGCCGGCGCCGCCGTTCCCAGGACCGCCGGGCGGGTTCTCCTCGACCGTGCCGAGCACGGAGGCGCACCCGCCGAGCAGCAGGGTCCCGATCGCTGCCGTCACGGCGGACCGTCCGCTCCCCATGACACCTCCCGAGGTCTCATGGGGACTGTGTCGCCGACCCGGCCGCCCTTGCGCGGCGCGAGCCCTCAGTGCGCGTGCTTGCCGGCCAGCTCGCGCAGCGCCGCGATCTCGTCGGGGATGCTCTCCGCGCCGTACACGGCCGAGCCGGCGACGAAGACGTTCGCGCCCGCGTCCGCGGCGCGCTCGATCGTGTCGCGCGAGATGCCGCCGTCGACCTGGATCCAGACGTCGAGCCCCGACTCGCTGACGGCCTGCCGGGCGCGGCGGATCTTGGGCAGCGTGCCCTCGATGAAGGACTGGCCGCCGAAGCCGGGCTCGACGGTCATGACGAGGATCATGTCGACCTCGGCGAGCAGGTCGAGGAACGGCTCGACGGGCGTCGCCGGCCGCAGCGCGACGCCGGCGCGGGCACCGAGGCGCCGCAGCTCGCGCGCGAGCCGCACGGGCGCCGTCGCGGCCTCCGCGTGGAACGTCACCGACGCGGCACCCGCCTCGGCGTAGGCGGGCGCCCAGCGT contains:
- a CDS encoding small basic family protein, whose product is MIAVVGLVIGVVAGLVLQPTVPVALQPYLPIAVVAALDALFGGLRALLDGLFDDKVFLVSFLSNVLVAAFIVFLGDQLGVGSQLSTAVVVVLGIRIFSNAAAIRRHLFKA
- a CDS encoding MBL fold metallo-hydrolase, which produces MRLTSYGHSCVRLDGGATRVVVDPGTYADAAGALEGATAVLVTHEHPDHVDTGALVPALHADPALEVWGTHGAVALLTGAGAPERVHAVAPGETLQLADARVTVGGGLHAVIHPRLERIENRTYLVELDGAVVHHPGDSFDLPPGSVDVLLVPVAAPWLKLAEAVDHTLAASARLVVPVHDAPLSEVGHGLVAKFLDTARLGGEHEYRRLRAGESLDV
- a CDS encoding FHA domain-containing protein, with protein sequence MTDPRALPPHQAGADTTAHLGRIGAPAEEQVHRIPLTAEEAAAVAALPRHSALLVVQYGSGAVGERFLLDTDRAVAGRSANADIFLDDVTVSRKHAEFVREGDRFVVRDIGSLNGTYVNRVRIDAATLTTGDEVQIGKFRMSFHASPQAPRDTQAPLP
- a CDS encoding DEAD/DEAH box helicase, with the protein product MSTSETTLPTDVTFTDLALPAPLQAAVDDLGFTTPSPIQARAIPALLSGRDITGVAQTGTGKTAAFGLPLLAAVDPAASVAGGHVQALVLTPTRELAIQVADAIESFATHLPGLRVLSVYGGAPYVPQQRALRDGVHVVVGTPGRVMDHMERGALSLDAVRFLVLDEADEMLRMGFAEDVEKIFGQAPERRQVALFSATMPPAIRTVAETHLTDPVEITVSRQSSTTTNVEQSYAIVPFRHKVGSLVRVLATSDADATIVFTRTRAAAEEVGAALVERGISASTISGDVAQKERERIVERLRSGALDVLVATDVAARGLDVDRIGLVVNFDIPREAEAYVHRIGRTGRAGRTGKALSFVTPHERGKLKHIERTIRAELTEVEIPSPKDVSEHRARRMLDAVAARREAGRLDLYAQMLSERTGGAEPSEVLEVAAALLALAVGDDGPRQRAEQEEFERQRAEARGGRTRETHRAEREDREGDRTHRHPRADRPERGDRRRRDHDDRSGIRRPAAGTRYRLAVGHTHGVQPRGIVGALTNEGGLTGADIGKIDIFGSFSLVDITTPLDTATMDRIGRAHVAGKQLRIAVDKGAPERRAPRTERRPAHSS
- a CDS encoding DUF881 domain-containing protein, producing MTADDDTAAPAPRDPHDDARTDPDTPAPAAAAEDDAPADPDAATPVPGDEPAPGEEPVVGEEPVDGAPQGAAEAVPEDNAPADEYDAPAGAAARPSTGPTPAEPAAAPAASAARASGWRRLGEALRPRLTRSQLLAGVLCAALGFALVVQVQQSASDQLSSARQDDLVRLLDEVTQRADRLDEEVARLEATRDDLASGTGQAQAALELARERAASEGILSGRLPAEGPGVEISIADPGRGLTASQLFNVLEELRNAGAEAVELNGLRLVTSSWFVDRDGVIVVDDQELSPPYEWVAIGDPATISPALEIPGGAFATVRNRGASVTLVSHDRVEVTAVREPREPRFARPVESAD
- a CDS encoding DUF881 domain-containing protein; translation: MTAPAPARPGGRPRPDASMTLLVEVMERPLDPAYAEAAARRRAVREGRAPDRRSPVGVVLLVLVAILLGLMTASAARQLRVPQEGVAEARALLEDEIAARSAQAEALQARSATLSDEIEALQRATLARDPVLAEQLRLDGLVNGSRAVRGPGLVVTLTDGGGGLTDGDGEPGSRVQYTDVRTVVNALWAAGAEAVSVDGQRLTSVSAIRNAGDAILVDLVPLPGPTYTIRAIGDPQAMQAAYARSDAPTYLQLLASGYGIESSVTAAEDLELPGVGTQQLRSAEPLSDALPSPSGTATEEVSP
- a CDS encoding bifunctional nuclease family protein, which codes for MVPVEVLGVRQQAHDQEIVVLLLDTAADLAVPIVIGAREASAIAMAQAGLVTPRPMTHDLLRDLLGAVGVQLERVEIVALDGGIFFAELVLSNGVRLDSRASDAIALAVRTDSPVLCSAEIIAAAGVEVVDVEQQREVERFRDFLDHVNPEDFTDPSGAGPPGEGPEEPRPGDGPDDTQP
- a CDS encoding CDP-alcohol phosphatidyltransferase family protein, with product MQAGQEVRSTVFTIPNVISLVRLALVPVFAVLIVAGHDVWALVVLAVSGFTDWLDGVLARRLDQVSKLGQMLDPAADRLFILVTLVGLAWREIVPLWLVVVIAARDLMLAVLLPVLARHGYGPLEVSFVGKAGTFALLYAFPLLLLAEAPGALGAVAHVVGWAFTWWGIGLYWLAGLQYVAQTRRLVAQEGAR
- a CDS encoding MerR family transcriptional regulator, translated to MTSAHAARDPEPRSPEAPEPWPRGISRQATMRISDVLAQLGPEFPSISHSKLRFLEEQGLIDPVRTPSGYRQYSPADVERLRFVLTEQRDSYLPLKVIKERLAAMDAGEPAPGPAPRLADGAADDGSSARRRWTAESLAEATGTSTELVQQLVMAGVLRPGPGGWFEAGAADVVRIVARLAEYGIEPRHLRPLRTSADRHVGLVDQLVAPYRKQQTPSARAQAATLGAEVGELLARLHTAWVRQGVADLG
- a CDS encoding phosphatidylserine/phosphatidylglycerophosphate/cardiolipin synthase family protein, which codes for MTARERVNRRAPRRAPGYGERVPPRLPRLPRSAVRVQVDWPTVRRFARRAAAAAAVTPLATAAGLMVLDKVRGQRYPLDKRFPTAPPATSRIGENTTTVYTYGDDLYQDMLAAIRTARKQILLETYIWKGDEVGAEFKQAVVEAAERGVDVYLVYDTFANLVVPRSFYDFPPAVHVLAFPVFRPQVVVSAVRHSGRDHRKILVVDDEVAFVGGYNIGSLYATRWRDTHLRVTGPSVWELRNAFVDFWNRWRTDDLPILQDVGSPHWLPHLRAARNAPSELVFPIRGLYLDAIDRACSHVYITQAYFIPDRDILTALLNAAARGVDVRVLVPERSNHVVADWLARGHYATLLRGGVRIFLYQGAMIHAKTATIDGAWSTVGTANIDRLSLTGNYEINLEIVDDGVAARLEDTFRMDLTNARELTLDEWERRPALKKLAELVLSPLRPLL
- a CDS encoding MerR family transcriptional regulator, producing MNSSGEASAPAPGVSVPHGAQGLLFGEDLTEQDAGTGYRGTTACRVAGITYRQLDYWARTGLVEPSIRPATGSGTHRLYSFRDILVLKVVKRLLDTGVSLQQIRSAVTHLRERGVEDLAQITLMSDGASVYECTSPDEVVDLVQGGQGVFGIAVGRVWREIEGTLSDMPTESLDEAEAVASHEGDELAARRRARTAG